One Leifsonia shinshuensis DNA window includes the following coding sequences:
- a CDS encoding ScbR family autoregulator-binding transcription factor translates to MVTQTRALATRDAILRGAAEVFGARGYGLASISDIAKAAGLTKGALYFHFASKDELALAVVAEQHRRTMEASAAILAEGRPALESLVLLCRSLGRQLLEDPVVQAGIRLTTDVGTADQAIVEPYEDWFRAIEDLIRRAIEEGDVSERVDPAMFAHLLSPAFTGVQLVSATLTGRADLLQRLRELWIVLLPGIVAEGRLDALRGLPDLVVE, encoded by the coding sequence ATGGTCACGCAGACTCGCGCTCTCGCCACCCGCGACGCCATCCTCCGGGGTGCGGCCGAAGTGTTCGGCGCGCGCGGGTACGGGCTGGCGTCCATCTCGGACATCGCGAAGGCCGCGGGGCTCACCAAGGGCGCGCTCTACTTCCACTTCGCGTCGAAGGATGAGCTGGCGCTCGCGGTGGTCGCCGAGCAGCACCGCCGCACGATGGAGGCCTCCGCCGCGATCCTGGCGGAGGGCCGGCCCGCGCTGGAGTCGCTGGTGCTGCTCTGCCGAAGCCTCGGCCGGCAGCTGCTGGAGGACCCGGTCGTGCAGGCCGGCATCCGGCTCACCACAGACGTCGGCACGGCCGATCAGGCGATCGTCGAACCCTACGAGGACTGGTTCCGCGCGATCGAGGACCTGATCCGGAGGGCGATCGAGGAGGGCGACGTGTCCGAGCGGGTCGACCCGGCGATGTTCGCGCACCTGCTGTCGCCGGCGTTCACGGGCGTGCAGCTGGTCTCGGCGACGCTGACCGGGCGCGCCGACCTGCTGCAGCGGCTCCGGGAGCTGTGGATCGTGCTGCTGCCGGGGATCGTCGCCGAGGGACGGCTGGACGCGCTCCGGGGGCTGCCGGACCTCGTCGTGGAGTGA
- a CDS encoding NAD(P)-dependent alcohol dehydrogenase, protein MSATMRAVVQDAYGTTASLRIERVPVPSPGAGDVLVRVEAAGIDAGTWHLTTGRPYLMRLMGFGMRGPSARVRGAAFAGVVEAVGSEVADLRVGDAVFGSAAGALAERVIAPRAAVAPIPAGLSFPEAAAIPISAVTALQAVTAAQVEAGDRVLVLGAAGGVGHFAVQLAVARGAEVTGVCTGPKTALVLELGAADAIDYTTTDALALGRVWDAIIDTAGNRPLRALRGSLAPEGALVLVGGENGGGILGGMERIAGAGLANLTARQSLSGLMARERQEDLVELARLSAEGAFRPVIDTVYPLERTAEAIDHIGAGRARGKVVVVP, encoded by the coding sequence ATGAGCGCCACCATGCGCGCCGTCGTCCAGGACGCCTACGGCACCACCGCCTCCCTGCGCATCGAGCGCGTCCCCGTCCCGTCGCCCGGCGCCGGCGACGTCCTCGTGCGCGTCGAAGCCGCCGGGATCGACGCGGGCACCTGGCACCTCACCACCGGCCGCCCGTACCTGATGCGGCTGATGGGGTTCGGGATGCGCGGCCCGTCGGCACGCGTGCGCGGCGCGGCGTTCGCCGGCGTCGTGGAGGCCGTCGGCTCCGAGGTCGCCGACCTCCGCGTCGGCGACGCCGTGTTCGGCTCTGCGGCCGGCGCGCTCGCCGAGAGGGTGATCGCCCCGCGCGCGGCGGTGGCTCCGATCCCGGCGGGCCTGAGCTTCCCGGAGGCGGCGGCGATCCCGATCTCCGCGGTGACGGCGCTGCAGGCGGTCACGGCCGCGCAGGTCGAGGCCGGGGACCGCGTGCTCGTGCTGGGCGCGGCCGGCGGCGTCGGGCATTTCGCGGTTCAGCTCGCCGTGGCGCGCGGCGCCGAGGTGACGGGCGTGTGCACCGGGCCGAAGACGGCGCTGGTGCTCGAGCTGGGCGCCGCGGACGCCATCGACTACACGACGACCGACGCGCTGGCCCTCGGCCGGGTCTGGGACGCGATCATCGACACGGCGGGCAACCGCCCGCTGCGTGCGCTGCGCGGAAGTCTCGCTCCGGAGGGCGCGCTCGTGCTGGTCGGCGGCGAGAATGGCGGCGGCATCCTCGGCGGAATGGAGCGGATCGCGGGCGCGGGCCTGGCGAACCTCACGGCGCGTCAGAGCCTGTCCGGGCTGATGGCCCGCGAACGCCAGGAGGACCTGGTCGAGCTGGCCCGCCTCTCCGCGGAGGGCGCCTTCCGCCCGGTCATCGACACCGTCTATCCGCTGGAGCGGACCGCGGAGGCCATCGACCACATCGGCGCCGGGCGGGCGCGCGGCAAGGTGGTCGTGGTCCCGTAG
- a CDS encoding energy-coupling factor transporter transmembrane component T family protein: protein MLTLYRPGTGPLHRMPAGPKLLLVVVAVLAVSLLPSTWIAAAVAATLPVLAYALAGLGDGMLGMRELGRQVYAVRWVIVITLAGQLLFLGPEAAVANTARVTSAVVLAALLVLTTRVADLLDAIERGLRPLAALRIDPARAALLLTVTLSTLPVLARLARDVRDAQRARGARAGVRAFAVPFLVVAFKHADELGDALTARGVR, encoded by the coding sequence GTGCTGACGCTCTACCGGCCGGGGACGGGGCCGCTGCACCGGATGCCGGCCGGGCCCAAGCTGCTGCTCGTGGTCGTGGCGGTGCTGGCCGTGTCGCTGCTGCCCTCCACCTGGATCGCCGCCGCTGTCGCCGCGACCCTGCCGGTGCTCGCGTACGCTCTCGCCGGCCTCGGCGACGGGATGCTCGGGATGCGCGAGCTCGGGCGTCAGGTGTACGCCGTACGCTGGGTGATCGTGATCACCCTCGCCGGCCAGCTGCTCTTCCTCGGTCCGGAGGCCGCCGTCGCGAACACCGCGCGTGTGACGTCCGCGGTCGTGCTCGCGGCGCTGCTCGTCCTGACCACAAGGGTGGCCGACCTCCTGGACGCCATCGAGCGCGGCCTGCGACCGCTCGCGGCGCTGCGGATCGACCCGGCGCGCGCGGCGCTGCTGCTGACCGTGACGCTCAGCACACTGCCGGTGCTGGCTCGGCTGGCGCGCGACGTCCGCGACGCCCAGCGCGCCCGCGGCGCCCGGGCCGGAGTGCGCGCGTTCGCGGTGCCGTTCCTGGTGGTGGCGTTCAAGCACGCGGACGAACTGGGCGACGCGCTGACCGCGCGGGGTGTGCGGTGA
- a CDS encoding TetR/AcrR family transcriptional regulator C-terminal domain-containing protein, with translation MTGNESARRHGRDDVAETALRILDDYGLPDLTMRRLAAALDVQPSALYWHFPNKQTLLAELADRIIGRAAVTAPDAPWPDRVRAESAALRDALLAYRDGAEVVASTAALGLGAAPAQQRLAAAVRSGGFDAETAGRAATALLHFVLGHVSHEQQRMQFDSIGVLATGEAADPFDQGDSAAAFAFGVNLLVGGLQRLAVDDESAEGVSRSRM, from the coding sequence GTGACGGGAAACGAAAGCGCACGCAGACACGGCCGCGACGACGTGGCGGAGACCGCGCTGCGCATCCTGGACGACTACGGCCTTCCCGACCTCACCATGCGCCGCCTCGCCGCCGCCCTGGACGTGCAGCCCAGCGCCCTGTACTGGCACTTCCCCAACAAGCAGACCCTCCTCGCGGAGCTCGCCGACCGCATCATCGGCCGCGCCGCTGTCACCGCACCGGACGCGCCGTGGCCCGACCGCGTGCGCGCCGAGTCCGCCGCGCTCCGCGACGCCCTGCTCGCCTACCGCGACGGCGCGGAGGTCGTCGCCAGCACCGCCGCCCTGGGCCTCGGCGCCGCTCCCGCGCAGCAGCGCCTGGCGGCGGCCGTCCGCTCGGGAGGCTTCGACGCCGAGACCGCCGGTCGCGCGGCGACCGCACTGCTGCACTTCGTCCTCGGCCACGTCTCGCACGAGCAGCAGCGAATGCAGTTCGACAGCATCGGCGTGCTGGCGACCGGGGAGGCCGCCGACCCGTTCGACCAGGGCGACTCGGCCGCGGCTTTCGCCTTCGGAGTGAACCTCCTCGTCGGCGGCCTTCAGCGGCTCGCGGTCGACGACGAGAGCGCAGAGGGAGTCAGTCGCTCCCGAATGTGA
- a CDS encoding energy-coupling factor ABC transporter ATP-binding protein encodes MTALHLDGVAVRLGEVDALHDATLDLDARTVAVIGENGSGKSTFARLLGGLVPAARGELRVLGLDPVRQAAELRRRIAVVFSNPDAQIIMPTVAEDVAFSLRADRLGREATAARVAEALDRFGLTELADRPSHDLSGGQKQLLALCGAFVRRPELVIADEPTAYLDARNARRVADHLLEDAGHRLVLVTHDLALAARCDTAVLFAGGTVAAVGEPADVVSAYERLLAEGSLPC; translated from the coding sequence ATGACCGCCCTCCACCTCGACGGTGTCGCCGTCCGGCTCGGCGAGGTCGACGCCCTTCACGATGCGACTCTCGACCTCGACGCGCGCACCGTCGCGGTGATCGGGGAGAACGGGTCGGGGAAGTCCACCTTCGCGCGCCTCCTCGGCGGGCTGGTTCCGGCCGCCCGCGGGGAGCTGCGCGTCCTCGGGCTCGATCCCGTTCGGCAGGCCGCCGAGCTGCGGCGGCGGATCGCGGTCGTGTTCAGCAACCCGGACGCGCAGATCATCATGCCGACCGTCGCCGAGGACGTCGCGTTCTCGCTGCGGGCCGACCGGCTGGGGCGGGAGGCCACGGCGGCGCGGGTCGCGGAGGCCCTCGACCGGTTCGGGCTCACCGAGCTCGCCGACCGGCCGTCCCACGACCTGTCCGGCGGTCAGAAGCAGCTGCTCGCGCTGTGCGGCGCCTTCGTCCGCCGGCCGGAGCTCGTGATCGCGGACGAGCCGACCGCCTACCTCGACGCCCGCAACGCCCGGCGCGTGGCCGACCATCTGCTGGAGGACGCCGGGCACCGGCTCGTCCTGGTCACCCACGACCTCGCGCTGGCCGCGCGGTGCGACACCGCCGTCCTGTTCGCGGGCGGGACCGTGGCCGCGGTCGGCGAGCCCGCCGATGTGGTGTCGGCGTACGAGCGCCTGCTCGCCGAGGGGAGCCTCCCGTGCTGA
- a CDS encoding Abi family protein, producing MAGPHDADWRGGVSSLLGGARFQTYLAATTEPDEAIRLYSWNIEVSASLWGGFHLAEVCLRNAVNDRLADHFGSQAWWDITHLTDSDLAIVRSARRHLSLSRSGQFTPGHVVAELGFGFWIGLLGNRYHARLWEAATLDSAFPHYTGRRRDLHTALERLRKLRNRVAHHEPIFNRDLAYDHALLLSILGYLSSDVAHWYRTHSRFGSIILRRDAVVAGLNAPTF from the coding sequence ATGGCAGGACCTCACGATGCCGACTGGCGCGGCGGTGTTTCCTCGCTGCTCGGCGGCGCCCGATTCCAGACGTATCTGGCGGCCACGACCGAGCCCGACGAAGCAATCCGGCTCTACTCGTGGAACATCGAAGTCTCGGCAAGCTTGTGGGGTGGCTTCCACCTCGCTGAAGTCTGCCTGAGGAACGCCGTGAACGACAGATTGGCGGACCACTTCGGCTCGCAAGCCTGGTGGGACATCACGCACCTCACCGACTCCGACCTCGCCATCGTTCGCTCAGCTCGTCGGCACCTCTCACTGTCGCGGTCAGGTCAGTTCACTCCAGGCCATGTCGTGGCGGAACTCGGGTTCGGCTTCTGGATCGGGCTGCTCGGAAATCGCTACCACGCGCGGCTCTGGGAAGCAGCGACGCTCGACAGCGCCTTCCCGCATTACACCGGCCGGCGGCGAGACCTGCACACCGCATTGGAGCGTCTGCGCAAATTGCGAAACCGTGTCGCTCATCACGAGCCGATCTTCAACCGAGACCTCGCCTACGATCACGCATTGCTTCTGTCGATCCTCGGTTACCTGAGTTCAGACGTCGCGCACTGGTACCGGACACACTCACGTTTCGGCAGCATCATCCTTCGGAGGGACGCCGTCGTCGCTGGACTGAACGCTCCCACGTTCTGA
- a CDS encoding AMP-binding enzyme produces MTAIVPLREDDPALLDRLREARAAGGVPLVLDGRRPAAHLAAAVDAASRADLEGSDASGRIGWATLTSGSSGPPRIVLRSADSWSSSFAAVAELLNAGGGGRAVALPAPASSSLTLFSLAHALDGGPRAVQAGAGADCFHGTPEGLRRLLESGAASGIRSALVGGSHLDPALRARAEAEGMRVTSYYGAAELSFVAVDHGDGLVPFPGVELRVRDGELWVRSPFVARGYAGAAGPLRRDGAWATVGDRAERAPGADGGESVRLLGRADGAILSASATIVPDEVEAALRSVPGVRDAVVFGLPTGRVGALVAALVEPDGRLPTLASLRAAAAERLAPAHRPRRWYAAELPRTAAGKPARAEAVRRVLEGEVSPLER; encoded by the coding sequence ATGACCGCGATCGTCCCGCTTCGCGAAGACGACCCCGCCCTCCTCGACCGCCTCCGCGAGGCGCGGGCCGCCGGCGGCGTGCCGCTCGTGCTGGACGGCCGGCGACCGGCCGCGCACCTGGCCGCGGCCGTGGACGCGGCGTCGCGCGCCGACCTGGAGGGCTCGGACGCCTCCGGCCGGATCGGCTGGGCGACGTTGACCTCCGGCAGCAGCGGGCCGCCGCGGATCGTGCTGCGCAGTGCGGACTCGTGGTCGTCGTCGTTCGCCGCGGTGGCGGAGTTGCTGAACGCGGGCGGCGGCGGGCGGGCGGTGGCCCTTCCGGCGCCGGCGTCGTCGTCGCTGACGCTGTTCTCGCTCGCGCACGCGCTGGACGGCGGACCGCGTGCTGTGCAAGCCGGCGCGGGGGCAGACTGCTTCCACGGCACCCCCGAAGGGCTGCGGCGGCTGCTGGAGTCGGGCGCCGCGTCCGGCATCCGCTCCGCCCTGGTCGGCGGGTCGCACCTCGACCCGGCGCTGCGGGCGAGGGCCGAGGCCGAGGGGATGCGGGTGACCTCCTACTACGGAGCGGCCGAGCTGTCTTTCGTGGCGGTCGACCACGGCGACGGGCTCGTCCCGTTTCCGGGCGTCGAGCTGCGCGTGCGCGACGGCGAGCTGTGGGTGCGTTCGCCCTTCGTGGCGCGCGGCTACGCCGGCGCGGCCGGACCGCTGCGCCGTGACGGCGCCTGGGCGACGGTCGGCGACCGCGCCGAGCGTGCGCCAGGGGCGGACGGCGGCGAGAGCGTCCGCCTGCTCGGTCGCGCGGACGGCGCCATCCTGAGCGCGTCCGCCACGATCGTGCCAGACGAGGTGGAGGCCGCCCTCCGCTCGGTCCCCGGCGTGCGCGACGCCGTGGTGTTCGGCCTCCCGACCGGCCGCGTCGGAGCGCTCGTCGCCGCGCTCGTGGAGCCGGACGGCCGCCTCCCGACGTTGGCCTCCCTGCGGGCCGCTGCCGCGGAACGCCTCGCGCCGGCCCACCGTCCGCGCCGCTGGTACGCGGCCGAGCTGCCGCGCACCGCCGCGGGCAAGCCGGCGCGCGCCGAGGCCGTGCGGCGGGTGCTGGAGGGGGAGGTGAGCCCGCTTGAGCGCTGA
- a CDS encoding DUF2087 domain-containing protein — MLAALANADTRAAFARVTLGLPLDGPRDARALAALTDAGLVADGEVAPVVAEDTIRAALASASRSRPTGPQRFLDAEGRIDRYPSGRADRVELLRWVAAHSLSAGEVVSEREVTERLTRFTRDPAALRRFLVDEALLERTRSGSEYALADGS, encoded by the coding sequence ATGCTCGCCGCCCTCGCCAACGCCGACACCCGTGCTGCCTTCGCCCGCGTGACGCTCGGCCTCCCGCTGGACGGCCCGCGCGACGCCCGTGCACTCGCCGCCCTGACCGACGCGGGACTCGTCGCCGACGGGGAGGTCGCGCCCGTCGTCGCCGAGGACACCATCCGCGCCGCCCTGGCCTCCGCCTCCCGCAGCCGGCCCACCGGCCCGCAGCGCTTCCTCGACGCCGAGGGCAGGATCGACCGCTACCCCTCGGGTCGGGCCGACCGGGTGGAACTGCTGCGCTGGGTCGCCGCGCACAGCCTGAGCGCCGGGGAGGTCGTGAGCGAACGCGAGGTGACGGAGCGGTTGACACGGTTCACGCGCGACCCGGCCGCGCTGCGCCGCTTCCTGGTGGACGAGGCGCTTCTGGAGCGCACCCGCTCCGGCTCGGAGTACGCGCTGGCAGACGGCTCCTGA
- a CDS encoding helix-turn-helix transcriptional regulator — MVKPTRVTNSIRALRFGAGEMTQADLADRVGVTRQTIIAIEQGRYSPSLEMAFQLARVFGVPLDDVFQYPED; from the coding sequence ATGGTGAAGCCCACCCGCGTGACCAACAGCATCCGCGCCCTGCGCTTCGGCGCGGGGGAGATGACGCAGGCCGACCTCGCGGACCGGGTCGGCGTCACCCGCCAGACCATCATCGCCATCGAGCAGGGCCGGTACTCGCCGTCCCTGGAGATGGCCTTCCAGCTCGCGCGGGTGTTCGGGGTCCCGCTCGACGACGTGTTCCAGTACCCCGAGGACTGA
- a CDS encoding acetyl-CoA C-acyltransferase, translating to MSMHETPVVIAARRTPIGTRGRALAHLRVEQLAAPVLLAALDDAAIATGAPVEVADVVLGNCMGPGGNPGRVAALAAGLDPVIPGGTVDRQCGSGLAAILDAAAAIRAGDSATRLAGGVESASTAPVRSIDGVAYERAPFAPEGFPDPDMVQAAEDLAAHDGIPRSRLDAHAARSHERARAALAAGRFADELVPLAGLGHDDAIGGAQRVLTRLPALFPGGALTAGTSTRIGDGAAAVVVAQAGVAPGLALRAGAIVGCDPALPGIGAAPAILSALERAGATEREIAAFELVEAFASQSIAVLDRIGVPEDDPRVCADGGALALGHPWGATGAVAVVRLFSRLVRGDAPAGTLGVAAASVGGGLGVAAVFEVVR from the coding sequence ATGAGCATGCACGAGACCCCCGTCGTCATCGCCGCCCGCCGCACCCCGATCGGCACCCGCGGCCGCGCGCTCGCGCACCTGCGCGTGGAGCAGCTGGCCGCGCCCGTCCTCCTGGCCGCCCTCGACGATGCCGCTATCGCGACGGGTGCGCCGGTCGAGGTCGCGGACGTCGTCCTCGGGAACTGCATGGGTCCCGGCGGCAACCCGGGGCGCGTCGCCGCCCTCGCCGCCGGGCTCGACCCGGTGATCCCGGGCGGCACGGTCGACCGGCAGTGCGGGAGCGGGCTCGCCGCGATCCTCGACGCGGCCGCAGCGATCCGGGCGGGCGACTCCGCGACCCGGCTCGCCGGGGGCGTGGAGAGCGCCTCCACCGCGCCCGTCCGGTCGATCGACGGAGTCGCCTACGAACGGGCGCCGTTCGCGCCGGAGGGCTTCCCGGATCCGGACATGGTCCAGGCGGCGGAGGACCTGGCGGCGCACGACGGCATCCCGCGGTCGCGGCTCGACGCCCACGCCGCGCGCAGCCACGAGCGGGCGCGCGCCGCGCTGGCGGCCGGACGGTTCGCGGACGAGCTGGTTCCGCTGGCGGGGCTCGGGCACGACGACGCGATCGGCGGGGCCCAGCGTGTGCTGACCCGGTTGCCCGCGCTCTTCCCCGGCGGCGCGCTCACGGCCGGGACGTCGACCCGGATCGGCGACGGCGCCGCGGCGGTGGTCGTGGCGCAGGCCGGCGTCGCGCCAGGGCTCGCGCTGCGGGCGGGAGCGATCGTCGGCTGCGACCCGGCGCTCCCCGGGATCGGCGCGGCGCCCGCGATCCTGTCCGCGCTCGAGCGCGCAGGGGCCACCGAGCGGGAGATCGCGGCGTTCGAACTCGTGGAGGCCTTCGCGTCGCAGAGCATCGCGGTCCTGGATCGTATCGGCGTGCCAGAGGACGACCCGCGGGTGTGCGCCGACGGCGGCGCGCTGGCGCTCGGGCACCCGTGGGGCGCGACCGGAGCGGTCGCGGTGGTGCGGCTGTTCAGCCGGCTCGTGCGCGGCGACGCTCCGGCGGGGACGCTCGGGGTCGCGGCCGCGTCGGTCGGCGGCGGCCTGGGCGTGGCCGCGGTGTTCGAGGTCGTGCGATGA
- the poxB gene encoding ubiquinone-dependent pyruvate dehydrogenase, with translation MTTVADTIVEIIRDAGVKRVYGIPGDSLNGFTDALRRAGDVTWEHVRHEEAAAFAAAAEAALTGELAVCAGSCGPGNLHLINGLFDANRSRVPVLAIAAQIPGPEIGSTYFQETHPQDLFREAAVYTELVSMPEQLPRVLEIAMRTAIERRGVAVLVIPGEIFLADSVGRKPSAPIVYSPRVTRPADGELKAAADILNAAKKVTILAGAGVEGAHPQLIDIAGALRAPVVHAMRGKEFVEYDNPYDVGMTGLLGFSSGYRAMEACDALLMLGTDFPYQQFYPSKAKIIQVDLRGENLGRRTPIDLGLVGSVKDTVEALLPLLADRKDTKHLDASRSHYLKARKSLDELAVNDRNRTPIHPQYVARLISELSSEDAVFIPDVGSPVVWAARYLRMNGSRRLIGSFNHGSMANALSQSIGAQAAFPGRQVVALAGDGGLAMLMGELLTLVQMKLPVKIVVFNNSSLNFVEVEMKAAGFVNFGTGLENPDFSRVAQAIGIHGQRVEKPDELESALRTAFAHDGPALVDVVTARQELSIPPAITAEQVKGFTLYALRTIMSGRGDELIDLADTNVFRRLFD, from the coding sequence ATGACCACCGTCGCCGACACCATCGTCGAGATCATCCGGGACGCGGGAGTGAAGCGCGTCTACGGCATCCCCGGCGACTCGCTCAACGGCTTCACCGACGCGCTGCGCCGCGCGGGCGATGTGACCTGGGAGCACGTCAGGCACGAGGAGGCCGCGGCGTTCGCTGCGGCGGCGGAGGCCGCGCTCACCGGCGAGCTGGCCGTGTGCGCCGGCAGCTGCGGCCCGGGCAACCTCCACCTCATCAACGGTCTCTTCGACGCGAACCGCAGCCGGGTCCCTGTGCTCGCGATCGCCGCGCAGATCCCCGGGCCCGAGATCGGCAGCACCTACTTCCAGGAGACCCACCCGCAAGACCTGTTCCGGGAGGCCGCGGTCTACACCGAGCTCGTCAGCATGCCCGAGCAGCTGCCGCGGGTGCTGGAGATCGCGATGCGGACGGCGATCGAGCGCCGCGGAGTCGCGGTCCTCGTCATCCCGGGCGAGATCTTCCTCGCGGACAGCGTCGGCCGCAAGCCGTCGGCGCCGATCGTCTACTCGCCGCGCGTGACGCGGCCGGCCGACGGCGAGCTGAAGGCCGCGGCCGACATCCTGAACGCCGCCAAGAAGGTCACCATCCTGGCCGGCGCCGGCGTCGAGGGCGCGCACCCTCAGCTCATCGACATCGCCGGGGCGCTGCGCGCTCCGGTCGTGCACGCCATGCGCGGCAAGGAGTTCGTGGAGTACGACAACCCCTACGACGTCGGCATGACCGGCCTGCTCGGGTTCTCCTCCGGCTACCGCGCGATGGAGGCCTGCGACGCGCTGCTGATGCTCGGCACCGACTTCCCGTACCAGCAGTTCTATCCGTCCAAGGCGAAGATCATCCAGGTCGACCTCCGCGGCGAGAACCTCGGCCGCCGAACCCCGATCGACCTCGGCCTGGTCGGCAGCGTCAAGGACACGGTGGAGGCCTTGCTCCCGCTGCTCGCGGACCGGAAGGACACCAAGCACCTCGACGCGTCCCGCTCGCACTATCTGAAGGCGCGCAAGAGCCTCGACGAGCTCGCCGTCAACGACCGCAACCGCACGCCGATCCACCCGCAGTACGTCGCCCGGCTGATCAGCGAGCTCTCCAGCGAGGACGCCGTCTTCATCCCGGACGTCGGTTCGCCCGTGGTCTGGGCGGCGCGCTACCTGCGGATGAACGGCTCGCGGCGGCTGATCGGCTCGTTCAACCACGGCAGCATGGCGAACGCGCTGTCGCAGTCGATCGGCGCGCAGGCGGCGTTCCCCGGCCGGCAGGTGGTCGCGCTCGCCGGCGACGGCGGCCTGGCGATGCTGATGGGCGAGCTGCTGACGCTGGTGCAGATGAAGCTGCCGGTCAAGATCGTCGTCTTCAACAACTCCTCGCTGAACTTCGTGGAGGTCGAGATGAAGGCCGCGGGCTTCGTCAACTTCGGGACGGGCCTGGAGAACCCCGACTTCTCGCGCGTCGCCCAGGCCATCGGCATCCACGGCCAGCGGGTCGAGAAGCCGGACGAGCTGGAGAGCGCGCTGCGCACCGCGTTCGCCCATGACGGCCCCGCGCTGGTGGACGTCGTGACCGCGCGCCAGGAACTCAGCATCCCGCCGGCGATCACGGCCGAGCAGGTCAAGGGCTTCACCCTCTACGCGCTGCGCACGATCATGTCGGGCCGCGGTGACGAGCTCATCGACCTGGCCGACACGAACGTGTTCCGGCGGCTGTTCGACTGA
- a CDS encoding biotin transporter BioY → MAAIVAVLGLPGGFTVFGAVPITAQTLGVMLAGALLGPWLGALSMAVLLALVAAGLPLLAGGRGGIGVFVGPSAGYLIGWIVGAAVIGLIVHAGNRKPVVWRTLVGVIVGGIGVVYAFGIPVQSLVTRLPLGETALTSLVFVPGDLVKAVLATAIVATLVKAYPRAFRRTWATPRRDGAPAA, encoded by the coding sequence ATGGCCGCGATCGTCGCCGTCCTCGGCCTCCCTGGCGGCTTCACCGTGTTCGGCGCGGTCCCGATCACGGCGCAGACGCTCGGCGTCATGCTCGCGGGCGCGCTGCTCGGCCCGTGGCTCGGCGCGCTGTCGATGGCGGTCCTGCTCGCCCTCGTCGCCGCCGGACTCCCCCTCCTCGCGGGCGGACGCGGCGGCATCGGCGTCTTCGTCGGTCCGTCGGCGGGCTACCTGATCGGCTGGATCGTGGGCGCCGCTGTGATCGGGCTGATCGTCCACGCGGGCAACCGCAAGCCCGTCGTCTGGCGCACGCTCGTCGGGGTCATCGTCGGCGGCATCGGCGTGGTCTACGCGTTCGGCATCCCGGTGCAGAGCCTCGTGACCCGGTTGCCGCTCGGCGAGACCGCGCTCACCAGCCTGGTTTTCGTGCCGGGCGACCTCGTCAAGGCCGTGCTCGCGACCGCCATCGTTGCGACGCTGGTGAAGGCGTACCCGAGGGCGTTCCGGCGCACCTGGGCGACTCCCCGCCGGGACGGCGCTCCCGCCGCATGA
- a CDS encoding DUF3566 domain-containing protein: MSARTKQKKRATMRLVYIDFWSALKMSFLVSLVLAVVTVVLTLLGWSVLDKVGLVGSMTTFLESIAGAQGASLVAGLTFGNVMMFTLVVSLLEVIVVSALGAIFAALFNLATNVVGGWKVTFGSD, encoded by the coding sequence ATGTCGGCACGGACGAAGCAGAAGAAGCGCGCGACGATGCGCCTCGTCTACATCGACTTCTGGTCCGCGCTGAAGATGTCGTTCCTCGTCAGTCTCGTCCTGGCAGTCGTGACCGTCGTGCTCACGCTGCTCGGCTGGTCGGTGCTCGACAAGGTCGGCCTCGTCGGATCGATGACCACTTTCCTGGAGAGCATCGCGGGCGCGCAGGGCGCCTCCCTCGTCGCCGGCCTGACGTTCGGAAACGTGATGATGTTCACGCTCGTGGTGTCACTGCTGGAGGTCATCGTCGTGTCGGCGCTCGGCGCGATCTTCGCGGCGCTGTTCAACCTGGCGACCAATGTGGTCGGCGGGTGGAAGGTCACATTCGGGAGCGACTGA
- a CDS encoding CHY zinc finger protein, whose protein sequence is MSGGSGGAPRVLGPTVDDQTRCVHYRTALDVIAIRFACCGEFYPCHACHAETAGHPARQWPVADRGERAVLCGVCRSTLSIADYLEADSCPDCGAAFNPGCKLHTELYFQV, encoded by the coding sequence GTGAGCGGCGGGAGCGGCGGCGCGCCGCGCGTGCTCGGCCCCACCGTCGACGACCAGACGCGCTGCGTCCACTACCGCACAGCGCTCGACGTGATCGCGATCCGGTTCGCCTGCTGCGGCGAGTTCTACCCGTGCCACGCCTGCCACGCGGAGACCGCCGGCCATCCGGCACGGCAGTGGCCCGTCGCCGACCGCGGCGAGCGCGCGGTCCTGTGCGGCGTGTGCCGGTCGACGCTGTCCATCGCCGACTACCTGGAGGCCGACTCCTGCCCCGACTGCGGCGCGGCGTTCAACCCGGGGTGCAAGCTGCACACCGAGCTGTACTTCCAGGTCTGA